A window of the Cystobacter fuscus genome harbors these coding sequences:
- the rpsD gene encoding 30S ribosomal protein S4 produces MARYTASSCRICRRENLKMYLKGDRCYTDKCAIERRPYPPGQHGQGRVKFSGYGVQLREKQKVKRMYGLLESQFRGYYHRASAAKGKTGENLLQQLELRLDNVVFRMGFADTRNEARQLVRHGHFTVNGKRVNIPSFAVKPGTTIEVAEKSRKILRISEALETVDRRGVPQWIDLDKKSFKATVKSPPNREDLTMPIQEQLIVELYSK; encoded by the coding sequence GTGGCCCGTTATACCGCCTCCTCCTGCCGCATCTGCCGGCGGGAGAACCTGAAGATGTACCTGAAGGGTGACCGCTGCTACACGGACAAGTGTGCCATCGAGCGGCGTCCCTATCCCCCCGGTCAGCACGGCCAGGGCCGCGTGAAGTTCTCCGGCTACGGCGTGCAGCTGCGCGAGAAGCAGAAGGTCAAGCGCATGTACGGCCTGCTGGAGAGCCAGTTCCGGGGCTACTACCACCGCGCCTCGGCCGCCAAGGGCAAGACGGGTGAGAACCTCCTGCAGCAGCTGGAGCTCCGCCTGGACAACGTGGTGTTCCGCATGGGCTTCGCGGACACGCGCAACGAGGCGCGCCAGCTCGTGCGCCACGGCCACTTCACCGTCAACGGCAAGCGGGTGAACATCCCCTCGTTCGCCGTCAAGCCGGGCACCACCATCGAGGTGGCGGAGAAGAGCCGGAAGATCCTCCGCATCTCCGAGGCCCTGGAGACCGTGGATCGCCGCGGCGTGCCGCAGTGGATCGACCTGGACAAGAAGTCCTTCAAGGCCACGGTGAAGAGCCCGCCCAACCGCGAGGACCTCACCATGCCCATCCAGGAGCAGCTCATCGTCGAGTTGTACTCGAAGTAA
- a CDS encoding DNA-directed RNA polymerase subunit alpha codes for MADTFIAKNWRDLIKPRRLEVDQDSLTPTYGKFVAEPLERGFGTTLGNSLRRVLLSSLQGAAVTTVKIENVDHEFQTIPEVAEDVTDVVLNLKEVLLRMHTNEQKTLRIEAEGPKEVKAGDIIADQDVEILNPGHHICTISEGGKVRMELTCRRGRGYVPASVNKVAGSPIGTIPIDSLFSPIRKVNYQVTNARVGQVTDYDKLTLEVWTDGSVTPQDAVAYAAKIVKEQLTVFVNFDETEEPVAVEAPKEEAKLNENLFRSVDELELSVRSANCLQQANIKTIGDLVQRTEAEMLKTKNFGRKSLKEIKEILAEMGLSLGMKLENWPPKTPPAAPPPSPAATAPKA; via the coding sequence ATGGCTGATACTTTCATCGCGAAGAACTGGCGGGACCTCATCAAGCCGCGTCGGCTCGAGGTCGATCAGGACTCGCTCACCCCCACCTACGGCAAGTTCGTCGCCGAGCCGCTGGAGCGGGGTTTTGGCACCACGCTGGGCAACTCCCTGCGCCGCGTGCTGCTGTCGAGCCTCCAGGGCGCGGCCGTCACCACGGTGAAGATCGAGAACGTGGACCACGAGTTCCAGACCATCCCCGAGGTGGCCGAGGACGTCACGGACGTCGTGTTGAATCTGAAGGAGGTCCTCCTCCGGATGCACACGAACGAGCAGAAGACGCTGCGCATCGAGGCGGAGGGTCCCAAGGAGGTCAAGGCCGGTGACATCATCGCCGACCAGGACGTGGAGATCCTCAACCCGGGTCACCACATCTGCACCATCTCCGAGGGCGGCAAGGTCCGCATGGAGCTCACGTGCCGCCGCGGCCGTGGCTACGTGCCCGCCTCCGTGAACAAGGTGGCTGGCTCGCCCATCGGCACCATCCCCATCGACTCGCTCTTCTCGCCCATCCGCAAGGTGAACTACCAGGTCACCAACGCGCGCGTCGGTCAGGTCACCGACTACGACAAGCTCACCCTCGAGGTGTGGACGGACGGCTCCGTCACGCCCCAGGACGCCGTCGCCTACGCGGCGAAGATCGTCAAGGAGCAGCTCACGGTGTTCGTCAACTTCGACGAGACCGAGGAGCCCGTGGCCGTCGAGGCCCCCAAGGAGGAGGCCAAGCTCAACGAGAACCTCTTCCGCTCCGTGGACGAGCTGGAGCTCTCGGTGCGCTCGGCCAACTGCCTGCAGCAGGCCAACATCAAGACGATCGGCGACCTGGTGCAGCGCACCGAGGCCGAGATGCTCAAGACCAAGAACTTCGGCCGCAAGTCCTTGAAGGAAATCAAGGAGATCCTCGCGGAGATGGGCCTGTCGCTCGGCATGAAGCTGGAGAACTGGCCGCCGAAGACCCCGCCCGCCGCGCCTCCTCCGAGCCCCGCGGCCACCGCGCCGAAGGCCTAG
- the rplQ gene encoding 50S ribosomal protein L17 — MRHKVGQRKLHRTTSHRLAMLHNMVTSLLEHEAIRTTLPKAKEARALAERIITLGKRGGLSNVRLAERTVRNRVILKKVFGEYKERYANRPGGYTRIVRLGFRRGDGAEMALLELVDRPAKSTPVDAPETEAQGEASENKAE; from the coding sequence ATGCGTCACAAGGTTGGACAACGGAAGCTCCACCGCACCACGAGCCACCGGCTCGCGATGCTGCACAACATGGTCACCTCGCTGCTCGAGCACGAGGCCATCCGCACCACGCTGCCCAAGGCCAAGGAGGCCCGGGCCCTCGCCGAGCGCATCATCACCCTCGGCAAGCGCGGCGGTCTGTCCAATGTGCGCCTCGCGGAGCGCACCGTCCGCAATCGCGTCATCCTGAAGAAGGTCTTCGGGGAGTACAAGGAGCGCTACGCCAACCGGCCGGGTGGTTACACCCGCATCGTCCGGCTCGGCTTCCGTCGCGGTGACGGCGCCGAGATGGCCCTGCTGGAGCTGGTGGATCGTCCCGCCAAGAGCACCCCGGTCGACGCGCCGGAGACCGAGGCCCAGGGCGAGGCCTCCGAGAACAAGGCGGAGTAG
- a CDS encoding tetratricopeptide repeat protein, protein MPLPPCSPSRRAGVRRRLSPWLCVLGLGLTTGCQHGATGRPLDARAQAREYLARNQPERALPLLEAEAARAPEDLELARTLTEAQVKAGRAEAWIAELLRRNGQAERAVNHYMLGLAYFSRASDAGTTAVTAFQRALELRPDEPEFHYRLGLALLESEQYAAAVGPLRRAAELAPERAGIRLPLAKALHRTGDEPGAVAALSVLVRKEPSPAEVATARALMNQLADPFTRFPKAAESKLEEGMRYLQELDAPHPAIIAFEEILRDYPDLAVVHALMGLAWQRLDDAGRAVEEFKRAIELAPADGKNHFYLGELYLARQRPEAALPHFEKAVELNPLLDMAWFRLGDIRLERKDLKAAGEAFRVLTHLEPDEAPPRGKLALVLQLEGDWAGAERELKRVVDKEPENLEFTLRLGILFTEQARQSSRPEERREAAAKAEQWLGKVLEAQPENAVASRALQQLKRP, encoded by the coding sequence GTGCCCCTCCCCCCTTGTTCCCCTTCCCGGCGTGCCGGCGTGCGCCGCCGGCTGAGTCCCTGGTTGTGCGTGCTCGGCCTGGGCCTGACCACGGGCTGTCAGCACGGAGCCACCGGGCGACCGCTCGACGCGCGTGCCCAGGCCCGCGAGTACCTCGCGAGGAACCAGCCCGAGCGCGCCCTCCCCTTGCTGGAGGCCGAAGCGGCCCGGGCGCCGGAGGACCTGGAGCTGGCGCGCACGCTCACCGAGGCCCAGGTGAAGGCGGGCCGGGCGGAGGCGTGGATCGCCGAGCTGCTCCGCCGCAACGGCCAGGCGGAGCGGGCGGTGAACCACTACATGCTGGGGCTCGCGTACTTCTCGCGGGCGTCGGATGCGGGGACGACCGCGGTGACCGCCTTCCAGCGCGCCCTGGAGCTGCGGCCGGACGAGCCCGAGTTCCATTACCGCCTGGGGCTCGCCCTGCTGGAGTCCGAGCAGTACGCGGCGGCGGTGGGCCCGTTGCGCCGGGCGGCCGAGCTGGCGCCGGAGCGCGCGGGCATCCGCCTGCCACTGGCCAAGGCACTGCATCGCACCGGGGACGAGCCGGGGGCGGTGGCGGCCCTGTCCGTGCTGGTGAGGAAGGAGCCGAGCCCCGCCGAGGTGGCGACGGCGCGAGCGCTGATGAACCAGCTCGCGGATCCGTTCACGCGCTTTCCCAAGGCGGCCGAGTCCAAGCTGGAGGAAGGCATGCGCTACCTCCAGGAGCTGGACGCGCCCCACCCGGCCATCATCGCCTTCGAGGAGATCCTTCGGGACTATCCGGACCTGGCGGTGGTGCACGCGCTGATGGGGCTGGCGTGGCAGCGCCTGGATGACGCGGGCCGGGCGGTCGAGGAGTTCAAGCGGGCCATCGAGCTGGCGCCGGCGGACGGCAAGAACCACTTCTACCTGGGGGAGCTGTACCTGGCGAGGCAGCGGCCGGAAGCGGCGCTGCCTCACTTCGAGAAGGCGGTGGAGCTCAACCCGTTGTTGGACATGGCGTGGTTCCGGCTCGGCGACATCCGGCTGGAGCGCAAGGACTTGAAGGCCGCGGGCGAGGCCTTCCGGGTACTGACGCACCTGGAGCCGGACGAGGCGCCGCCGCGGGGCAAGCTGGCGCTGGTGCTCCAGCTCGAGGGCGACTGGGCGGGGGCGGAGCGCGAGCTGAAGCGGGTGGTGGACAAGGAGCCGGAGAACCTCGAGTTCACCCTGCGCCTGGGCATCCTGTTCACCGAGCAGGCACGCCAGTCCTCGCGTCCGGAAGAGCGCCGGGAAGCGGCGGCGAAGGCGGAGCAGTGGCTTGGCAAGGTGCTCGAGGCCCAGCCGGAGAACGCGGTGGCCTCGCGAGCACTGCAACAGCTCAAGCGGCCGTGA
- a CDS encoding lysophospholipid acyltransferase family protein gives MLRNLLCMVVAVVATAVFFPLTVVVALVTLNPGATVWVARRLWSPVLIATGGARVVVTGQENVDPKRPTIYVSNHQSTLDIPIHFVAVPVNFRYVAKHQLKYVPLIGWYLWMAGHVFINRGRREKAIASLDDAARKIRGGTSVFLYPEGTRSDDGRVLPFKKGPFALALKAKVPVVPITIEGSGTVMPKNSWNIQPGPVYVKIGKPIDTTRFADNDREGLARAVRDVIIAQSLELGGKGGDSEEAVAAMGVEGQSVSRRSAS, from the coding sequence ATGCTCCGCAACCTGTTGTGCATGGTGGTCGCCGTGGTGGCCACCGCCGTGTTCTTTCCACTGACGGTGGTGGTGGCGCTGGTTACCCTCAATCCTGGCGCCACGGTGTGGGTGGCGCGCCGGCTGTGGTCGCCGGTGCTCATCGCGACGGGCGGGGCCCGGGTGGTGGTGACCGGCCAGGAGAACGTGGACCCCAAGCGCCCCACCATCTACGTCTCCAACCATCAGTCGACGCTGGACATCCCCATCCACTTCGTGGCGGTGCCGGTGAACTTCCGCTACGTGGCCAAGCACCAGCTCAAGTACGTGCCGCTCATCGGCTGGTATCTGTGGATGGCGGGCCATGTCTTCATCAACCGGGGCCGGCGCGAGAAGGCCATCGCCTCGCTGGATGACGCGGCGCGGAAGATTCGCGGCGGCACGAGCGTGTTCCTCTACCCGGAGGGCACGCGCTCGGACGACGGCCGCGTGCTGCCCTTCAAGAAGGGACCGTTCGCCCTGGCGCTCAAGGCGAAGGTGCCCGTGGTGCCCATCACCATCGAAGGCTCGGGCACGGTGATGCCGAAGAACTCCTGGAACATCCAGCCGGGCCCCGTGTACGTGAAGATTGGCAAGCCCATCGACACCACGCGCTTCGCCGACAACGACCGCGAGGGCCTGGCCCGGGCCGTGCGCGACGTCATCATCGCGCAGAGCCTCGAGCTGGGCGGCAAGGGCGGTGACTCCGAGGAGGCCGTGGCCGCCATGGGCGTCGAGGGCCAGAGCGTGTCGCGTCGCAGTGCATCCTGA